A single region of the Paramicrobacterium fandaimingii genome encodes:
- a CDS encoding FtsW/RodA/SpoVE family cell cycle protein yields the protein MTDVKSAGAVGGATTDTAVIRIMRKLHVPQKLRNRELMLLVFACLVNTSAIMLVQLGALGELDYSLIYFGAALSVLVFGLHICLRYVAAQSDPLLLPIATVLNGLGIAEIYRIDIAEGNVGWAAASTRQIAWSAIAIIAAIAVILILKNHRVLFRYTYIFGLGAFVLLLLPLVPGLGRSVGGAKVWIGIGDLLSFQPGEIAKIALAIFFAGYLVRTRDSLSMVGKKVLGVRFPRLRDLAPILVVWVFAMLIIIFERDLGTALLYFGMFTVMLYVATARLSWVLIGGALFGAGAFVASQSLTYVQNRFNNWINAFSDSVYNGGDGGNSYQLVQGIFGLAHGGLIGTGLGQGRPHLTPLAESDYIIASLGEELGLAGMFAILVLYLVLVSRGFRIGFVGQDDFSKLLALGLSFTIALQVFIMVGGVTRVIPLTGLTAPFLAAGGSSLVANWMIVAILLRVSDSVRRKPAEVSS from the coding sequence ATGACCGACGTGAAGAGCGCAGGCGCCGTCGGCGGTGCCACCACCGACACCGCGGTGATCCGCATCATGCGCAAACTCCATGTGCCGCAGAAGCTGCGCAACCGCGAATTGATGCTTCTTGTGTTCGCCTGCCTTGTGAACACCAGCGCCATCATGCTCGTGCAGTTGGGTGCGCTCGGCGAACTCGACTACTCGCTGATCTACTTCGGCGCAGCGCTCTCTGTGCTCGTGTTCGGGCTGCACATCTGCCTGCGCTACGTCGCCGCGCAATCCGACCCGCTTCTGCTTCCCATCGCCACGGTGCTCAACGGGCTCGGAATCGCCGAGATCTACCGCATCGACATCGCCGAGGGCAACGTCGGCTGGGCCGCGGCATCCACTCGTCAGATTGCGTGGAGCGCGATCGCGATCATCGCCGCAATCGCCGTGATCCTCATACTCAAGAACCACCGAGTGCTGTTCCGCTACACCTACATCTTCGGACTCGGCGCGTTCGTGCTGCTGCTTCTGCCGCTCGTACCTGGGCTCGGCCGCAGCGTCGGCGGTGCGAAGGTGTGGATCGGCATCGGCGACCTGCTGTCGTTCCAACCGGGCGAGATTGCCAAGATCGCCCTCGCCATCTTCTTCGCCGGGTACCTCGTGCGCACACGAGACAGCCTGTCGATGGTGGGCAAGAAGGTGCTCGGTGTGCGGTTCCCCCGCCTGCGCGACCTCGCCCCCATTCTCGTGGTGTGGGTGTTCGCGATGCTCATCATCATCTTCGAGCGCGACCTCGGAACGGCGCTGCTCTACTTCGGCATGTTCACGGTGATGCTCTACGTCGCCACGGCCCGCCTCAGCTGGGTGCTCATCGGAGGAGCACTGTTCGGAGCGGGCGCGTTTGTCGCAAGCCAGTCGCTCACCTATGTGCAGAACCGCTTCAACAACTGGATCAACGCGTTCAGCGACAGCGTGTACAACGGTGGCGACGGCGGCAACAGCTATCAGCTTGTGCAGGGCATCTTCGGGCTTGCGCACGGCGGCCTCATCGGAACGGGACTCGGCCAGGGCCGCCCGCATCTCACGCCCCTCGCTGAAAGCGACTACATCATCGCGAGCCTCGGCGAAGAGCTCGGTCTCGCCGGCATGTTCGCCATTCTGGTGCTCTACCTCGTGCTCGTCTCGCGAGGCTTTCGCATCGGTTTCGTCGGCCAAGACGACTTCAGCAAGCTGCTGGCGCTCGGCCTCTCGTTCACCATTGCCCTGCAGGTGTTCATCATGGTCGGCGGCGTCACACGCGTTATTCCCCTCACCGGTCTGACCGCGCCGTTCCTCGCCGCAGGTGGCTCGTCGCTCGTCGCCAACTGGATGATCGTCGCGATTCTGCTTCGCGTCAGCGACAGCGTCAGGCGCAAACCCGCGGAGGTGAGCTCGTGA